One genomic segment of Paenibacillus thermoaerophilus includes these proteins:
- a CDS encoding helix-turn-helix transcriptional regulator: MRAGGGASIELTARQNELLHLIRRHAPITGETLAEMLGVSRPTLRSDLAILVMLGLVEAKPKVGYFPGKKLEREHPQAARLLDMRVKDVMSLPSVVRSSDTVSDAAVTIFMRDVGSLAVLDEEGLLTGVVSRKDLLKVFLAGGANAGQLPVVTAMTRQANLVTVEPETRLAEAARILIRYHIDGVPVVRPAQNRSGEPRYEVVGRLTKTHLTSIFVDWLDSLSGAE; encoded by the coding sequence ATGCGAGCGGGAGGAGGAGCTTCCATCGAACTGACAGCCAGACAAAACGAATTGCTCCATCTCATCCGCCGCCATGCGCCGATCACCGGAGAGACGCTTGCGGAGATGCTCGGAGTTTCTCGTCCCACCTTGCGGTCGGATCTCGCGATACTCGTCATGCTGGGGCTGGTCGAGGCGAAGCCGAAGGTGGGATATTTCCCCGGCAAAAAGCTGGAGCGCGAGCATCCGCAAGCTGCCCGTCTGCTCGACATGCGCGTGAAGGACGTCATGAGTCTGCCGTCCGTCGTGCGGAGCTCGGATACGGTTTCGGATGCCGCCGTTACGATCTTTATGCGCGATGTCGGAAGTCTTGCGGTGCTGGATGAGGAAGGACTGCTGACGGGCGTCGTGTCGCGCAAGGATCTGCTGAAGGTTTTTCTCGCCGGAGGGGCCAATGCGGGGCAACTGCCTGTCGTGACGGCGATGACCCGTCAGGCGAATCTCGTCACCGTGGAACCCGAGACCCGTCTGGCTGAAGCGGCCCGCATCCTGATCCGGTACCATATCGACGGAGTTCCGGTCGTGAGGCCGGCGCAGAACCGCTCCGGCGAGCCCCGGTACGAGGTTGTCGGCAGGCTGACGAAGACGCATCTGACATCGATATTCGTCGATTGGCTCGATTCGCTCTCGGGGGCGGAATGA
- a CDS encoding EcsC family protein has product MNAYESLSLMELKQWEKQFLGAKGGMLEQWTRSVQNRMYRLVPPRVDAALTAAVKGMVRTVMTGIDFMPKDPPKRWLTLKERDGEAARLLDRYKKIAAAEGAGTGAGGIMLGLVDFPALIAIKMRFLFELAHLYGFDTRDRGERLFALHVFQLAFSSANKRREVYERVRNWDKGGRPPSPEAFPWDTFQREYRDAIDFRKMLQLLPGIGAVVGAWANYGLLEELGGVAIRCYRWRRLEAQG; this is encoded by the coding sequence ATGAATGCGTACGAATCGCTGAGTCTGATGGAATTGAAGCAGTGGGAAAAGCAGTTTCTCGGGGCAAAAGGCGGGATGCTGGAGCAGTGGACGCGGTCCGTGCAGAACCGCATGTACCGGCTTGTGCCGCCGCGAGTGGATGCGGCGCTGACCGCCGCTGTGAAAGGGATGGTCCGCACCGTCATGACGGGTATCGACTTTATGCCCAAAGATCCGCCCAAGCGTTGGCTGACATTGAAGGAACGGGACGGCGAAGCCGCCCGGCTGCTGGACCGGTACAAAAAAATCGCCGCCGCCGAAGGCGCGGGCACGGGGGCGGGCGGCATCATGCTCGGATTGGTCGATTTCCCCGCGCTGATCGCAATCAAAATGAGGTTCCTGTTTGAACTTGCCCATCTGTACGGGTTCGATACGCGGGACCGCGGCGAGCGCTTGTTCGCGCTGCATGTGTTTCAGTTGGCGTTCTCCAGCGCGAACAAACGCCGGGAGGTATACGAGCGGGTCCGGAACTGGGACAAGGGCGGACGCCCGCCGTCTCCCGAAGCGTTTCCGTGGGACACGTTCCAGCGGGAGTACAGGGACGCGATCGATTTCCGCAAAATGCTGCAGCTCCTGCCCGGCATCGGCGCCGTCGTCGGTGCCTGGGCCAATTACGGACTGCTGGAGGAGCTCGGCGGGGTCGCGATCCGCTGTTACCGATGGCGGAGGCTTGAAGCGCAAGGGTGA
- a CDS encoding pyruvate, water dikinase regulatory protein → MMERRQVVYICSDATGETAETVTRAAARQFGTGKVRICRYGQIKHEDDIRRIVDEAAEAGGFVAYTLVQPELRETMRQEGVRAGVRTVDILGPLLQAFVDTFHDAPRREPGLLHQVDEEYFRRIEAIEFAVRCDDGKDVKGYTEADILLIGVSRTSKTPLSMFLAHKGYRVANLPLAPEIKPPDELFQVPAERIVGLTMDAEALRRIRSERLKSLGLPEDALYARIHRVNEEIEYAERIMRELACRVIDVTGRAIEETAGLIMNQE, encoded by the coding sequence ATGATGGAACGCAGACAAGTGGTCTATATATGTTCCGACGCCACGGGGGAGACGGCGGAGACGGTCACGCGGGCGGCGGCCCGGCAGTTCGGAACGGGCAAGGTAAGGATCTGCCGTTACGGGCAGATTAAGCATGAGGACGACATCCGCCGGATTGTCGACGAGGCGGCGGAGGCAGGCGGGTTCGTCGCCTATACGCTGGTTCAGCCGGAGCTCCGGGAGACGATGCGGCAGGAGGGCGTGCGCGCGGGCGTGCGGACGGTCGACATTCTCGGTCCGCTGCTGCAGGCGTTTGTGGACACGTTCCACGACGCTCCCCGGCGCGAGCCGGGGCTGCTGCATCAGGTTGACGAGGAATATTTCCGACGTATCGAAGCGATCGAGTTCGCGGTCCGATGCGACGACGGGAAAGACGTCAAAGGTTATACCGAAGCGGATATTTTGCTGATCGGCGTCTCCCGGACGTCGAAAACCCCGCTCAGCATGTTCCTCGCGCACAAGGGCTACCGGGTCGCCAACCTGCCGCTGGCGCCCGAGATCAAGCCGCCGGACGAGCTTTTCCAGGTTCCGGCGGAGCGCATCGTCGGGCTGACGATGGACGCCGAGGCGCTCCGCCGGATCCGCAGCGAGCGGCTGAAATCGCTGGGGCTGCCGGAAGACGCTTTATACGCGCGAATCCATCGCGTGAACGAGGAGATCGAATACGCGGAGCGGATTATGCGCGAATTGGCGTGCCGCGTCATCGACGTGACGGGACGGGCGATCGAAGAAACGGCCGGACTTATCATGAATCAGGAGTAG